The Haloarcula rubripromontorii region CGCGACCCACGGATTTGCCGTGTTGCTGTGGTGTCCAGTGCGGGCCAGCCCGTCGTCGCTGTCAAGCGGGTCGGGGACAAACGGGTGATGTGGTTGCATGTAGTGGACGACCAGCCGCTCGGGGTTCAGCCGCCGGGCCAGTGCGATGGCACGGTCGGTTACAGCTTCAGCCGGGACGGTGTTCAGGTCCTCGTCCCACGCGTACTTCCAGACCTCGTCCAGCGCAGCGAAGGCGTCGGCATCCAGATACCGGTCAGTCCACGTGTTGCCGGTGATCATAACGGTGTGGGCTGTCTCTGGATGCCCGGGGAACGTGTTTTCGAGCCACTCCGAGGACGAACTCCCGACCGAGCGGACCGTCGAGACGGTGTCGAACAACTCGCTATCGGAGGCAACCGTCTGTAGCAGGTCCGCTCGACAGGCGTCGAGGACGACGAGTACGTCCCAGTCGCGTTCATAAATGGTCGTTCCGTACGGAATCCGCTGGCCCAGCGCCTGCACCGCTCGCAAGTACGCCGTGCCTAGCCGGCTCATCCCCGGTTCTGTCACGTCCGGTATTCGGTGGCGGCGACTAAAGTCCCACCGGCGATATAATATATATGTGTGGACGCCCCCATTGGAGTGTGCAGTGTCTGTTCGTCGGAGCGGGCAGTATCGCGGCGGAGTACGCGGACGGACTGGCAGACAGCCCACTCTCGCTGGCGGGCGTCTGCGACCTCGACGAAGACCGGGCTGCGTCACTCGCCGCAGCGCACGATTGTCCGGCGTTTACCGACCTCGATACCGCGCTCACTGCTGTTGACGCGCCGCTGGTCGTGAACCTGACGAACCACCCCGCCCACGCACCGGTGACCAGAACGGCGCTCGAAGCAGAGCGACACGTTTACTCGCAGAAGCCGCTGGCGCTGGAAGAGACGGCGGCCGCGGAGCTACTGGCCCTAGCCAGTGATAAGGACTTGGCGCTGGGCTGTGCCCCGGGGACGCCCGATGCGCCGTCGCAGCGTCGTGCCGGACGATTGCTCGCCGACGGTCGCATGGGACCCGTTCAGCTGGGCTATGCCCACGCCCACGTCGGCCGCGTGACCGAGTGGCACGACCGCCCCGATTCGTTTCTCTCTATCGGGCCGCTGTACGACGGCGGCGTCTACCCGCTTGCTTTGCTGGTGTCGTGGTTCGGTCCTGTCAAATCTGTCCAGTCCGCGACTGCACTCGATAGCTGGCCTGACCGGGAGCCAAAGCGGCCATCGGTCCCGAGTCATGTCGAGGCGATGCTTTCGTTTGACGGGGGACTGACAGTCCGGCTGACCGCGAGCTTCTACGCGCCACACCGGAGCCGAGAGTTCTACGGACTCGAACTCCACGGCGACGATGGGTCAGTATACCTCCGTGGGACCGGCGCAATGGCAGACAGCCACGAAGCCGTTCGCTACGGCCGATCTGGTCGCGAATACATCGATGCTCCCGCCCAGCACCCCACGCAACCGTACCGCTATCTCGACCCTGTCGAGTCGCTTGCGGCCAGTGTCACCCGTGGGTCTCCGGCCCGGGAGACTGGCCGCCGTGGTGCCCACGTCGTTGCAGTCTGTAATGCGACTGAGACGGCTGCGGAGACGGGTGAGCCGACGGTCGTGTCCGACCACGGAGTGTCGGCCGCCCCGCCGCCAGCGCCGACTGTCACCCCAGACAGCGCCCGAAGCAGTGGACGTGCGGGAGCGATTCGACTGCCGCCTGTCGGATTCGGCTGTTCCCGCTACCGTGACGGAACGTACGTCGACCGCGCGGACTCCATCGCGGCGGCCCTCGACGCTGGCTACCGACTGCTCGACAGCGCCGAACTGTACGGCAATGAACACCGTATCGGTCGTATCCTTGCCGCTCCGGGCGCACCCGACCGGCATCGGGTGTTCCTGCTCGGGAAGGTCTGGCGCACGAACCACAGCCGGGAGCACATGGTGACGGCCTGTCGGGGCAGTCTCGACGAACTCGGTATCGACGCCTTCGACTGCTACGCGCTGCACTGGCCCGAGGCGTGGGCACACCGCGGGCCACTGGAACGACTGGCCGAGAAACCGGTCGCGCGTCAGGAGGCGTTGACCTTCCCCGAGGATGACGGGGGCGACATCGAGACGGACTCGATTCCGCTCCGGCGCGCCTGGGAGAATCTGGAGACCCTCCACGAACAGGGGTGGGCGCGCACGCTCGGCCTCTGTAACGTCTCGCAGACACAGCTGGAGACCGTTATCGATACGGGGACTATCAGGCCGGCACTCGTCCAGAT contains the following coding sequences:
- a CDS encoding aldo/keto reductase codes for the protein MQCLFVGAGSIAAEYADGLADSPLSLAGVCDLDEDRAASLAAAHDCPAFTDLDTALTAVDAPLVVNLTNHPAHAPVTRTALEAERHVYSQKPLALEETAAAELLALASDKDLALGCAPGTPDAPSQRRAGRLLADGRMGPVQLGYAHAHVGRVTEWHDRPDSFLSIGPLYDGGVYPLALLVSWFGPVKSVQSATALDSWPDREPKRPSVPSHVEAMLSFDGGLTVRLTASFYAPHRSREFYGLELHGDDGSVYLRGTGAMADSHEAVRYGRSGREYIDAPAQHPTQPYRYLDPVESLAASVTRGSPARETGRRGAHVVAVCNATETAAETGEPTVVSDHGVSAAPPPAPTVTPDSARSSGRAGAIRLPPVGFGCSRYRDGTYVDRADSIAAALDAGYRLLDSAELYGNEHRIGRILAAPGAPDRHRVFLLGKVWRTNHSREHMVTACRGSLDELGIDAFDCYALHWPEAWAHRGPLERLAEKPVARQEALTFPEDDGGDIETDSIPLRRAWENLETLHEQGWARTLGLCNVSQTQLETVIDTGTIRPALVQIERHPYQPRTDIVEYCHERGIRVVAHSPLSAPGLLDEPVLTDIADEYGLSSAGVVLAWNVTQGVVPIPSSTTPSHIVENLVAAGRRLDTETCARIEALQQPDFER